One Microtus pennsylvanicus isolate mMicPen1 chromosome 3, mMicPen1.hap1, whole genome shotgun sequence DNA window includes the following coding sequences:
- the Spata31g1 gene encoding spermatogenesis-associated protein 31G1, translated as MEWLLDQFQAKGDMGLLQGQLTQALACRHCHSTICLQSPGSLRLQLLYHLAFLDCLWKQKSEEEEEYGEEKAEESLSLDPLKSYSPSQDTRTGNELTAAPPQPSCSSEGLPEATELREQVLMQPSSPSRSFPTFQILTTLPVRNKIASGNCLQQRKCQLFCGLPSLHSESLETIFLSSDGPSPLKLSICPSVFSNKVAFLPVYNLLLPYYHSPTYYPTPEAHTKRNLEGTAAGSQLVQSPPSPLTPSVFSTIKPFPIDCKGILSDTENLKELPLQELPLDMKLNGELYNIKTIPKLLIP; from the exons ATGGAGTGGCTGCTAGACCAGTTTCAAGCTAAGGGAGACATGGGGCttctccaaggccagctgacccaggctctggcctgcagacactgCCACAGCACCATCTGCCTTCAAAGCCCAGGGAGTCTG CGACTACAGCTTCTGTACCATTTAGCCTTCCTTGATTGCCTGTGGAAGCAAAagtcagaggaggaggaggaatatggggaagagaaggcagaagaatcatTATCTCTGGATCCACTAAAATCATATTCTCCTTCCCAAGACACTCGCACTGGAAATGAACTCACTGCAGCTCCACCCCAGCCATCCTGTAGTTCTGAGGGACTCCCCGAGGCCACAGAGTTAAGAGAACAAGTACTCATGCAACCTTCAAGCCCTTCCAGATCCTTCCCTACCTTCCAGATCCTGACCACCCTACCTGTGAGGAACAAGATAGCTTCAGGAAATTGCCTACAGCAGAGAAAATGCCAGCTCTTCTGTGGTCTTCCCTcgctacacagtgagtccttgGAGACTATTTTCCTGAGCTCAGATGGCCCTTCTCCACTAAAGCTGTCTATTTGTCCTTCTGTCTTCTCCAACAAGGTTGCCTTCCTGCCTGTGTACAACTTGTTGCTTCCCTATTATCACTCCCCAACTTACTATCCTACCCCTGAAGCCCACACTAAGAGAAATCTGGAAGGAACGGCAGCTGGTTCTCAACTAGTTCAATCTCCACCTTCCCCTCTTACCCCATCAGTATTCTCCACTATTAAGCCCTTCCCTATAGATTGCAAGGGAATCCTTTCTGACACTGAG AACCTCAAGGAACTGCCCCTCCAGGAACTCCCCCTGGACATGAAGCTCAATGGGGAATTATACAACATAAAGACAATCCCCAAACTTCTGATCCCCTAA